The following proteins are co-located in the Flectobacillus major DSM 103 genome:
- a CDS encoding aldehyde dehydrogenase family protein, whose protein sequence is MEIRNPRTGKNDYMILPTDANGVRSKTISLRAAQPNWLVKGIEPRIKVLQHWRDLIEDYYTDLLEALIEDTGRKTESEKEIGYVLRAINSWCEIAKQVLREPEILSTSIPVLKLENHYEPFPLVGVISGWCFPLAHLMKEIIPALLAGSAVIAKPSCITPRFLKVINHTIHRTRGLKEVLSIVEGNDDILEPICAYVDFVCYNGTSTEALLVSDISHRLFKKTSIQHGRKNTVIVSESADLEKASSAILLGGFWNAGQSSSSIERVYVHRNVYHLFLSRLVGKANLIKLAYPTTESGQIGPIIAESQINIINGQLWEALEKGAKLLAGIGQCEKWEGGYYCRPTIITNVTPDMKIMTEETLAPILPVMAYHDVDEVSTWVNAITQSHSGAIFSQSVSEAIAIGNRLLIPNLSINDIALEEVLQVGQHPQMTPESLAFESYFSNYKKFFRKKTFIINTSQPFGVGWVK, encoded by the coding sequence TAGAAACCCCCGAACAGGGAAAAATGATTATATGATTCTACCGACCGATGCCAATGGTGTGAGGTCAAAAACTATATCGTTGCGAGCCGCCCAACCCAATTGGTTGGTCAAGGGAATTGAACCAAGAATAAAAGTACTTCAACATTGGCGCGATTTGATAGAGGATTATTATACCGACTTGTTGGAGGCATTGATAGAAGATACTGGTCGTAAAACCGAGTCGGAGAAGGAAATAGGCTATGTATTGAGGGCTATTAATAGTTGGTGCGAAATAGCAAAACAGGTGTTGAGAGAACCCGAAATTTTGTCGACCTCGATACCCGTTCTAAAGCTCGAAAATCACTACGAACCTTTTCCTTTAGTAGGTGTTATTAGTGGCTGGTGTTTTCCACTGGCTCATTTGATGAAGGAAATTATCCCCGCTTTGTTGGCAGGAAGTGCCGTAATTGCCAAGCCAAGCTGTATTACTCCTCGCTTTTTGAAAGTAATCAATCATACGATTCACCGCACTCGTGGGCTTAAAGAAGTATTGTCTATTGTAGAAGGGAATGATGATATTTTAGAGCCTATTTGTGCTTATGTCGACTTTGTATGTTATAATGGTACATCTACCGAGGCTTTGTTGGTTTCTGATATTTCACACCGTCTTTTCAAGAAAACCAGTATTCAACATGGTCGGAAAAATACCGTTATTGTGTCTGAATCGGCCGATTTGGAAAAAGCTTCTTCGGCAATTTTGCTAGGTGGTTTCTGGAATGCAGGACAATCATCGTCGTCGATTGAAAGGGTATATGTACATCGTAATGTATATCATTTGTTTCTTTCTCGATTGGTGGGTAAAGCCAACCTCATAAAACTGGCATACCCAACTACCGAATCGGGGCAGATTGGCCCAATTATTGCCGAATCGCAAATCAATATTATCAATGGTCAGCTTTGGGAAGCCCTCGAAAAAGGAGCAAAGTTGTTGGCTGGTATTGGGCAATGCGAAAAATGGGAAGGAGGCTACTACTGTCGCCCAACAATTATAACCAATGTAACGCCCGATATGAAAATTATGACCGAAGAAACCCTAGCTCCGATATTACCTGTGATGGCTTATCACGATGTCGACGAGGTAAGTACTTGGGTCAATGCTATCACACAAAGTCATTCTGGAGCTATTTTCTCGCAATCTGTTTCTGAGGCAATCGCTATTGGTAATCGCTTGTTGATTCCTAATCTGTCAATCAATGATATTGCTTTGGAAGAGGTTTTACAGGTAGGACAACACCCACAAATGACTCCTGAATCGTTGGCTTTTGAGAGCTATTTCTCTAATTATAAGAAGTTTTTTAGAAAGAAAACCTTTATTATCAATACCTCACAACCTTTTGGTGTGGGCTGGGTAAAATAA
- a CDS encoding response regulator transcription factor, giving the protein MKVLIVEDDTTLAQWLKQGLEENGYEAQCCFDGLMGKHLAKRESIDLIISDVILPGLNGIELCRELRNEGVQTPLLLLTALGEMEDKLLGFEVGADEYMVKPFEFKELLARLKVMSKRINAVPVQQNLLRFQDLEMNLDTKTVIRGKTKIDLTAKEFGLLEVFMRNQGRVLSKMDIIEKVWDFNATLNVVEVYLTLLRKKIDKDFAQKLIHNVYGMGYVLKSDAP; this is encoded by the coding sequence ATGAAAGTTCTGATTGTAGAAGACGATACTACTTTGGCTCAGTGGCTCAAACAGGGCCTTGAGGAAAATGGCTATGAAGCCCAATGTTGTTTTGATGGACTAATGGGCAAGCATTTGGCCAAACGTGAAAGTATTGACTTGATTATTAGTGATGTAATATTGCCTGGACTCAATGGCATAGAGCTTTGTCGAGAGCTTCGAAATGAAGGTGTTCAAACGCCTTTGTTGTTGTTAACGGCTTTGGGCGAAATGGAAGACAAGTTGTTGGGCTTTGAAGTAGGCGCCGACGAGTACATGGTAAAGCCTTTTGAATTTAAAGAATTACTGGCTCGATTGAAGGTGATGTCGAAAAGGATCAATGCTGTACCTGTTCAACAAAATCTATTGCGGTTTCAGGATTTGGAAATGAATCTTGATACTAAAACTGTGATACGTGGAAAAACTAAAATCGACCTAACAGCCAAAGAATTTGGTTTGCTAGAAGTATTTATGCGTAACCAGGGGCGAGTACTCTCCAAAATGGATATTATTGAAAAAGTGTGGGATTTTAATGCAACACTCAATGTCGTAGAGGTGTATTTGACTTTATTACGCAAAAAAATAGACAAAGATTTTGCCCAAAAACTGATTCATAATGTTTATGGAATGGGCTATGTCCTAAAATCCGATGCCCCATGA